One stretch of Plasmodium vivax chromosome 8, whole genome shotgun sequence DNA includes these proteins:
- a CDS encoding 39s ribosomal protein L47, mitochondrial precursor, putative (encoded by transcript PVX_095455A), producing the protein MALRGLRGLCGPRRLQFVPQRGIEELWKNSFLDNAPMKTKLESSKTGDAWPCVLLRKKSFDDLHKLYYVCLKEKNKLLGEQNFHLQNNSKMIQPGRLKKVKLTMKRILTVLSRRAIHEQCIRAKEILKKQQERELLETKKFQLEEQLLYLRRKMNMLKGSCSVEKNSLRLSISKIQNSIDQLSIVLNPLKKDTMHLLIPNFKYQRKYSDLPGFISWKKQNVVALRNNMSRLRRFY; encoded by the coding sequence ATGGCGCTGCGCGGGCTGCGGGGGCTGTGCGGGCCGCGAAGGCTGCAGTTCGTGCCCCAGAGGGGCATAGAGGAGCTGTGGAAAAACAGCTTCCTGGACAACGCACCTATGAAAACGAAGCTGGAAAGCAGCAAAACGGGAGACGCCTGGCCATGCGTGCTCTTAAGGAAGAAGAGCTTCGACGACCTTCATAAGCTCTACTACGTATGtctgaaggaaaaaaacaagctACTAGGAGAGCAGAACTTCCACCTGCAAAACAACAGCAAAATGATACAGCCGGGCCGACTAAAGAAGGTGAAACTTACCATGAAAAGGATCTTAACTGTCTTATCTCGAAGAGCCATTCATGAGCAGTGCATTCGAGCCAAGGAGATATTAAAGAAACAACAAGAGAGGGAACTTTTAGAGACGAAGAAGTTCCAACTGGAAGAACAGCTACTGTACTTGAGGCGCAAAATGAATATGCTAAAGGGTAGCTGCTCCGTGGAAAAGAACTCTCTTCGACTGTCAATTAGCAAAATTCAGAACAGCATAGACCAGCTGTCGATTGTTTTAAATCCTCTTAAAAAAGACACCATGCATTTGCTCATTCCTAATTTTAAGTACCAACGCAAGTACTCGGATCTGCCCGGGTTCATTTCgtggaagaagcagaacGTCGTGGCTCTCCGCAACAACATGTCCAGGCTCCGCCGCTTCTACTGA
- a CDS encoding hypothetical protein, conserved (encoded by transcript PVX_095450A), whose product MRARDPSLKSQIEKESIALFKKNLLKESYSWFKDTDYFEKLKSEKKYSNAENERETKNVVTGRVQLGWGGTFFLLCCVVVICDNSGWQSCNHYNNSIFYSPEALTVVYSILFIVYAFPLFILQECLGLLSQGNYVKSCRMLSSHMGVLSIFSLLGTVTFCAKEICNFSVELLQNVLRIVNMRNGEKKYAMTKVFIDLTKRHSEDCALMPDTIYLEAINQCVSFNRNVMVNFYENLWFIGNKENCLYLILIATLFILFCYLILLRENFRVFKFFIFVIIVNWISSKSVVIMNTFFFYIPQEKKLHQEVVQIFQEIGIVKLTIFLYGTIARSSSIFILSTFASYFHTNTNVLRITIYTFAFYILNMYFYLKNEAHEYYLYNSRDFSTVKEFNFMKCNTYINLLQGLAHGRENGGAGGAAASYREDDIPSAHTQDDRYAVWQKLCLFFSSYSFLFSTIFIVLMQLLGPFNILMERGRRDGHVESEHSSGEGERRIYTYKSLVRRYERDRISRSASNNRSSSVSGRGGRAKRGRKNGYKKGHKNIHQNGHKKGHQNGHKSSHQHGHKSSHQHGHKSSHQHGHKNSHQHGHKNSHQHGHKNSHQNCHPHCHQTDYGEKKKKFPRFLFFKGGEEAHRERHDQERSLYLSRKSSLLPEKGNYSQAHSSALSNLQNGGEEAPDELLPYKCFDGEPGDFNFGGSSFEDDIGVADLAGEDLQGKKSNRRRRQSSTSAHRKGSSSMYADSELPSWGARRDLLSASSGSSAGSSEAVEGGGARWSGEGASGKGGSGKGISARGRPTKGSSPKGGSGRGDSGKSISAKTTSARGITGTVSPTRKNTLHRGIAALVEGMKNRVMNKYGTFLLFAVIYVFTILHVMDFRRNKDIVSEIILNSLYRGFLIFICAVQVIYASWLFGMKLQMAQCGVISCLLNFFSWVVVLPLVFVIYFREGSWLQMLIIGLSLNVVAVATSFLEVTLKLRRGTAEKRQRYSYAALFKKCLYWLYIGNLEVLRRNMNIAMSGQEEKYIPLFWSFFLKYINSSMLVVVVIYNTREYFFKMLPMFGGSFSFRIELGSIVLIFLGSLAVLAGNLRRDHYRPQTIGIPPVPMFCQDKRRYIFAS is encoded by the exons ATGAGAGCCAGGGACCCGTCGCTGAAGAGCCAAATTGAGAAGGAATCCATCGCGCTGTTCAAGAAGAACCTGCTCAAGGAAAGCTACAGCTGGTTCAAGGACACGGACTACTTCGAAAAGCTGAAGAGCGAGAAAAAGTACAGCAATGCGGAGAACGAGCGGGAGACGAAAAATGTGGTGACGGGTCGTGTGCAGCTGGGGTGGGGGGGGACGTTCTTCCTGCTCTGTTGCGTTGTGGTTATCTGTGACAATTCAGGATGGCAGTCATGCAACCATTATAACAACAGCATTTTTTACTCTCCAGAAGCGTTAACGGTGGTGTATTCTATTCTCTTCATAGTGTACGCTTTTCCTCTGTTTATCCTGCAAGAGTGTTTGGGGTTGCTGTCTCAAGGGAACTATGTGAAGTCCTGTAGAATGCTGTCCTCTCACATGGGAGTGCTAtcgattttttccctcctcggAACAGTAACCTTCTGTGCAAAGGAGatatgcaatttttccgTGGAGCTTTTACAAAACGTGTTACGCATTGTGAATATGAgaaatggggagaagaaaTACGCCATGACGAAGGTGTTTATAGATTTAACGAAAAGACATAGCGAAGATTGCGCTTTAATGCCAGACACAATTTACTTGGAAGCCATCAACCAGTGTGTCTCCTTTAACAGAAATGTGATGgtcaatttttatgaaaactTATGGTTCATTGGAAATAAGGAGAATTGCCTATACCTCATTTTGATAGCCACTCTGTTTATCCTTTTCTGTTACCTCATTTTGCTAAGAGAAAATTTCCGAGTCTttaagtttttcatttttgtgattaTAGTCAACTGGATTAGTAGCAAGTCAGTCGTCATAATGAACACCTTCTTCTTTTACATTCCtcaggagaaaaaattgcatcaAGAGGTGGTCCAGATATTTCAAGAAATTGGCATAGTAAAACTGACCATCTTTCTCTATGGCACCATCGCTAGGAGCTCTTCCATTTTCATCCTCAGTACCTTCGCTTCCTACTTTCACACCAACACAAATGTTTTGAGGATCACCATCTACACCTTCGCTTTCTACATCCTCAACATGTATTTTTACCTTAAGAATGAGGCCCACGAGTATTACCTCTACAATAGCAGGGACTTTTCCACCGTGAAGGAATTCAACTTTATGAAATGCAACACGTATATTAATTTGCTGCAGGGGTTGGCACATGGACGGGAGAATGGTGGAGCAGGGGGAGCGGCTGCCTCCTACCGCGAGGATGACATACCCTCTGCTCACACGCAAGACGATCGGTACGCCGTTTGGCAAAAGCTCTGCCTCTTCTTTAGCTCctactcctttttgttctccACCATCTTCATCGTGCTTATGCAGCTGCTGGGCCCATTCAACATCCTCATGGAGAGGGGGAGGCGCGATGGCCATGTGGAGAGCGAACATAGCAGTGGAGAGGGCGAAAGGAGAATCTACACGTACAAGTCGCTGGTCAGGCGCTACGAGCGGGACCGCATCAGCCGATCCGCCTCCAATAACAGGTCTTCCTCCGTGTCTGGCCGGGGCGGgcgcgcaaaaagggggcgcaaaaatgggtataaaaaagggcataaaaatattcatcaaaatgggcacaaaaaagggcacCAAAATGGTCATAAAAGTAGCCACCAACATGGTCATAAAAGTAGCCACCAACATGGTCATAAAAGTAGCCACCAACATGGTCATAAAAATAGCCACCAACATGGTCATAAAAATAGCCACCAACATGGTCATAAAAATAGCCACCAAAATTGTCATCCACATTGCCACCAAACTGAttatggagaaaaaaaaaaaaaattcccccgctttctttttttcaaagggggggaggaagctcACCGAGAGAGGCACGACCAGGAGCGCTCCCTCTACTTGTCTAGGAAAAGCAGCCTGCTGCCAGAAAAGGGAAACTACTCCCAGGCGCATTCGTCCGCCCTTTCGAatctgcaaaatgggggggaggaggccccAGATGAACTTCTCCCCTACAAATGCTTCGACGGCGAACCAGGCGATTTCAACTTTGGGGGAAGCTCCTTCGAAGACGACATCGGGGTGGCAGACCTTGCGGGAGAAGACCTCCAAGGGAAGAAGTCAAATCGGCGGCGAAGGCAAAGCAGCACCAGTGCACACAGAAAGGGCAGTAGCAGCATGTACGCTGATAGTGAGCTCCCTTCGTGGGGTGCCAGGCGGGATTTATTGTCTGCCTCGAGTGGCTCAAGCGCGGGTTCCAGCGAGGCGGTAGAGGGAGGGGGCGCCAGGTGGAGCGGCGAGGGCGCCTCAGGGAAGGGCGGCTCGGGGAAGGGCATCTCAGCGAGGGGAAGGCCAACGAAGGGAAGCTCGCCGAAGGGCGGCTCGGGGAGGGGCGATTCAGGGAAGAGCATCTCCGCGAAGACCACCTCCGCGAGGGGCATCACTGGTACAGTCTCCCCCACGCGGAAGAACACCCTGCACAGGGGAATCGCAGCCCTAGTGGAAGGAATGAAAAACAGAGTGATGAACAAATACGGgaccttcctcctcttcgcagTGATATACGTCTTCACCATCCTGCACGTGATGGACTTCCGGAGGAACAAAGACATCGTGAGCGAGATCATTTTGAATTCCCTCTACAGGggcttcttaatttttatttgtgcaGTTCAAGTGATCTACGCGTCGTGGCTCTTTGGGATGAAGTTGCAGATGGCTCAGTGCGGAGTAATCTCTtgccttttaaattttttttcctgggtTGTTGTGCTGCCCCTGGTGTTTGTGATATACTTTAGGGAGGGCAGTTGGCTGCAGATGCTCATCATCGGCCTGTCGCTGAACGTGGTTGCGGTGGCCACGTCCTTCCTGGAGGTCACCCTCAAGCTCCGCCGCGGCACAGCGGAGAAGCGGCAACGCTACAGCTATGCagccctttttaaaaagtgcctGTACTGGCTGTATATAGGCAACTTGGAGGTGCTCAGAAGGAACATGAATATCGCCATGTCGGGGCAAGAGGAGAAATACATCCCCCTCTTTTGGAGCTTCTTCCTCAAGTATATTAATTCCTCTATGCTGGTGGTGGTGGTCATATACAATACGAGGGAGTATTTCTTTAAGATGCTGCCCATGTTCGGCGGCTCCTTCAGCTTTCGAATTGAGTTAGGTTCCATCGTGCTGATTTTCCTGGGGTCCCTCGCCGTGCTGGCGGGCAACCTCCGCAGGG ACCACTACCGGCCGCAAACCATCGGCATACCACCCGTGCCCATGTTCTGTCAGGACAAGCGCAGGTACATCTTTGCCAGTTGA
- a CDS encoding hypothetical protein, conserved (encoded by transcript PVX_095460A; Apicoplast targeted protein. Curated by Stuart Ralph, Walter and Eliza Hall Institute of Medical Research, Australia.) — MEGTSFARLLLYLAVFINCTAAYSFSQSKNARQNGNVFFTPMPTREGRESHLKEASQNAQEGYNPRKEKNAVKIKKNLNKLFKTLYPNEAQMEERERREGDCQGRGIDYMAGAEDMHGMHAKQGTQTKNRSYDGVGAATYSAFPRGSHDEEVRNGRRKGGLPSGNVLSRDLPSSYAVGQGGETGEYHGGGNVERSQKGEANQQNAANQQSPANQQSALHLWGESEKLKSESKFALMDYLKDFFQKSTYMKKFQNFIEIFFNKYDQRVLESTIFFNFDETLF, encoded by the coding sequence atggagggcaCTTCCTTCGCAAGGCTGCTCCTTTACCTGGCGGTTTTCATCAATTGCACAGCTGCTTACTCATTTAGCCAATCTAAGAATGCaagacaaaatgggaacGTCTTTTTCACGCCAATGCCAACCAGGGAGGGAAGGGAAAGCCATTTGAAGGAGGCGAGCCAAAACGCTCAGGAGGGTTACAACCctagaaaggaaaaaaatgccgtcaagataaaaaaaaatttgaacaagCTATTTAAGACGTTATATCCGAATGAGGCACAGATGGAGGAAAGGGAACGAAGGGAAGGTGATTGCCAAGGGAGGGGCATCGATTACATGGCGGGCGCGGAGGATATGCATGGTATGCATGCTAAGCAGGGAACGCAGACGAAGAATAGAAGCTACGATGGGGTGGGAGCTGCCACTTACAGCGCATTTCCAAGGGGGAGTCACGATGAAGAGGTGCGGAACGGACGACGCAAGGGGGGCCTCCCCAGTGGGAATGTCCTGAGCAGAGATTTGCCCAGCAGTTACGCGGTtggccaagggggggaaacggGTGAGTACCACGGTGGAGGTAACGTCGAACGGAGCCagaagggagaagcaaaccaGCAGAACGCCGCCAACCAACAGAGCCCCGCCAACCAGCAGAGCGCACTTcacctttggggggaaagCGAAAAACTAAAAAGTGAATCCAAATTTGCCCTGATGGATTATCTGAAGGATTTCTTCCAGAAATCGACCTACATGAAAAAGTTTCAGAATTTtatcgaaattttttttaacaaatatgaTCAGCGTGTGTTAGAGTctacgattttttttaattttgacgAGACGTTATTTTAG
- a CDS encoding hypothetical protein, conserved (encoded by transcript PVX_095445A), with the protein MSSFANNAGNYRNRTLGASPKCQNISHKVSSVENGPSVFCTLCALPYNAKVRLNPCFHVICGKCYELCSQQQTCLLCSVEINDVEFLFVGENVFVCPYGDCKKGFVNLKCFQYHIHFKHEFLKLSNCCIEDRSSSSITDCQNPRGDDALLSLPVNEPFPTSFFANSDGVNVYNASQEDDQEFNDDTGKNDPSGSSTSINISRATGVNASRGGTLPPARDSPFNMHSNPINSFTMESKNFSLRNMALGGGAINTSGKSPSVGSFSPMQFTGKWDYSTVPFKSDFSPFSVPPSGDPPPSNNPPKPTAQENQEDDYDNLEDLM; encoded by the coding sequence ATGAGCTCCTTCGCGAACAATGCCGGGAACTACCGAAACCGGACGCTGGGCGCGTCGCCCAAATGCCAAAATATAAGCCACAAGGTGAGCTCGGTGGAGAACGGGCCCTCCGTCTTCTGCACGCTCTGCGCCCTACCCTACAACGCAAAAGTTAGACTGAACCCCTGCTTCCATGTAATCTGCGGCAAGTGCTACGAGCTCTGCTCGCAGCAGCAAACCTGTCTGCTGTGCAGCGTAGAGATAAACGACGTAGAATTCCTCTTCGTTGGTGAAAATGTCTTTGTGTGTCCGTACGGCGATTGCAAAAAGGGCTTCGTCAATTTGAAGTGCTTCCAATatcatattcattttaagcACGAATTTTTGAAGCTATCCAATTGCTGCATCGAAGATAGAAGCAGCAGTAGCATCACCGACTGTCAGAACCCACGAGGAGATGATGCCTTGTTATCCCTTCCAGTCAATGAGCCTTTCcccacttccttttttgcaaacagcGATGGAGTGAATGTTTATAATGCTAGCCAAGAGGACGACCAGGAGTTTAACGATGACACGGGGAAGAATGATCCAAGCGGAAGCTCCACCAGCATCAACATCAGTCGTGCCACCGGTGTGAATGCCTCACGTGGGGGTACTCTCCCCCCAGCAAGGGACTCTCCCTTCAACATGCACAGTAACCCAATTAACAGTTTTACCATGGAGAGCAAAAACTTCAGTTTACGAAATATGGCCCTTGGTGGAGGTGCCATCAACACAAGTGGGAAGAGTCCCTCTGTGGGAAGCTTCTCCCCCATGCAATTCACAGGCAAATGGGATTATAGCACCGTCCCCTTCAAATCGGATTTTAGCCCCTTCAGTGTGCCTCCAAGCGGTGATCCTCCCCCCAGCAACAACCCCCCTAAGCCCACTGCCCAGGAGAACCAGGAGGATGACTACGACAATTTGGAGGACCTCATGTGA
- a CDS encoding hypothetical protein, conserved (encoded by transcript PVX_095465A) — MNRKELHSEHPDIRYGRRYSDYKEKLLEGLSQIDMNYVKERMGDKHFSTFPMDVVEETMWFWGLSKEGPRENHPRGKYTLPLKIAITGKIKKDAKRLAEHLRRKFPLKVYDVDEIEEDVRRVCSGGSSHDAAPRLETSTDAQKTKRRIARKIKRIAQTLEQKNYEEKNRDSLYADLLYYLIKHDYDLFHVSRRGGKSKGLKEVSPNEEAKGSKRNKYRGYIIVNFFYSLKQYALFELKVKKRFIFNGFSHEHLRNLERGVVPPGDNTPHKNKAENQEGKGDPKLGVNKHGGNKKRSGKTDAAVRPLPDDGDAHREEEVTTELQTSEMEKKNILFFSNFICNIEDWNCVKGRHHFSGATDVHFHVERSNREMNRILFRRITRGELSTGGGREEDRDSHTEGDLSPKRSDDVFIKLKRVNPASVLKRRSESDTELRIPQGCKRKKRHTMKCRMVGAKGVPKMTPKEVPKKTPKTGQHGKDPRCTSPDEQKFRPNLHLMRRIFQMDRSCQEVEAFLRENEGGATYPRFHLLGRHPCRSASLLVSRVLRSGRGRSGGEVASPGGGIGEKEAKMEGEKDAKMEGEKDAKVEGKKDAKVEGEKDAKVEGEKDSKMENNCAAKRDPHPGGNPLPRRVDSRTATYFKLRYCHIVKGYISHLFNLFMWRENLKKNVKQTVEEVHRNMHIFTEEVEIEPINEIVQSYNRLRTSGIRNKKVDLVLCKEMNSIMLKIWLRILKGKKDSTQKQKMYIPKWMDKQMSLLIFFAFYSISIEHELYVKLAHFVNELICCLLNQEDGSASKNEKEKHLLIFHYFPKSKKDFYSFEGGNYHFPFLQNVREDVRKFLTEHLDGRSSSKSRSDDSNGHDSPFHREREKDLLLLAKEFHFLSSCRFVHKFNCLLNDTVATLREYLFIFHDLNNCINDFISLHYFAIYKRVNLTCVNVKRAIQSERPIRFSCTGGMRKGNTPGNATVNNAHKPAGRRKKKKGNIANEEHPFFNRTEMKQSFRRSMTFTFLKNVMSHILVGHHSVVISRGDLQNAITQSLLLVKDKTEQVTISNWIGGTLLDAYFEERSVSPEHFLQNSRTNDHNDSPCVFPNTEGKQNGYAFFPDFFFFLLFFFFKREGHPTCAHKVGSACAFSGWPVCVAATSAQHCYVYPALPRVIATCHFYSPLLPPYGQIFPNYLNVLEQKLASTGELSGGELLQVLRGCLSFWASLADGGSPLGGGAQAERGDEQSGEKCNSEDAAHFFSRNTANPAASENCAERNHLNKTKKKKNCEESIDHFTFAQFAALGLFDFADTRKKLKKEETQKRSYETYLLNKFVFNCLFSLSLFPNFYEHVQIYVKNYLLKKNAEVVSSFEKCVMEKMKSAEGRAGDVALVSPAQPKGEGLNGLRRGQDHSATLFNTKKKVARLLLPTREALNSIMLSQWPVI, encoded by the exons ATGAACAGGAAAGAGCTCCATTCTGAGCACCCGGACATTCGCTATGGAAGGCGCTACTCAgattataaagaaaaactgCTGGAGGGCCTCTCACAGATTGATATGAATTACGTAAAGGAGAGAATG GGGGACAAACACTTCTCCACTTTTCCAATGGACGTTGTTGAAGAAA ccATGTGGTTTTGGGGCCTCTCCAAAGAGGG CCCGAGGGAGAACCATCCCCGGGGGAAGTACACCCTGCCCCTGAAAATTGCAATCACGGGGAAGATCAAAAAAG ACGCTAAAAGGCTGGCTGAACATTTGAGGAGGAAGTTCCCCCTAAAGGTATACGACGTTGATGAGATTGAAGAGGACGTCCGACGGGTTtgcagcggggggagcagTCACGATG CAGCCCCGCGGTTGGAGACAAGTACAGACGCACAAAAGACCAAACGGAGAATCGCCAGGAAGATAAAAAGGATCGCTCAAACGTTGGAGCAAAAGaattatgaagaaaaaaacagggATAGTCTCTACGCAGATTTGCTGTACTACCTCATAAAGCACGACTATGACCTCTTTCATGTGAGCagacggggggggaagagcaaaGGGTTAAAGGAAGTCTCCCCAAACGAAGAAGCAAAGGgctcaaaaaggaacaagtACAGGGGGTACATCATCGtcaatttcttttattcCCTAAAACAGTACGCCCTCTTTGAGctgaaggtgaagaagcgttTTATCTTCAACGGTTTTTCACACGAGCATCTTCGCAATTTGGAAAGGGGAGTAGTACCCCCTGGGGATAACACCCCCCATAAGAATAAAGCGGAGAATCAAGAGGGAAAAGGAGACCCTAAACTGGGGGTGAACAAACATGGTGGTAATAAAAAGCGAAGCGGTAAAACTGACGCTGCGGTGAGGCCCCTCCCCGATGATGGCGATGCACACAGGGAGGAGGAAGTCACAACGGAACTGCAAACCagtgaaatggaaaaaaaaaatattttatttttctccaaTTTTATTTGCAACATTGAAGATTGGAATTGCGTTAAGGGAAGGCACCACTTCTCCGGGGCGACTGATGTGCACTTCCACGTTGAGAGGAGCAATAGGGAGATGAACAGAATTTTATTTAGGCGCATCACCAGGGGGGAACTCTCCACCGGGGGTGGTCGAGAAGAGGACAGAGATAGCCACACGGAGGGAGACCTCTCTCCAAAGAGAAGCGATGatgtatttataaaactGAAAAGAGTCAACCCTGCTAGTGTGCTCAAGCGCAGAAGCGAAAGCGACACTGAACTTCGGATCCCACAAGgttgtaaaaggaaaaaaaggcacaccaTGAAGTGCAGGATGGTGGGTGCGAAGGGGGTTCCAAAAATGACTCCTAAAGAGGTACCGAAAAAGACTCCCAAAACGGGACAACACGGAAAAGACCCCAGGTGCACCTCTCCGGATGAGCAAAAGTTCCGCCCCAACTTGCATCTAATGAGACGGATTTTCCAGATGGACCGAAGCTGCCAAGAGGTGGAGGCATTCCTAAGGGAAAACGAGGGGGGGGCCACCTACCCGCGGTTTCATCTGCTGGGGAGGCACCCCTGCAGGTCGGCGAGTCTTTTAGTTTCGAGGGTTTTGCGGAGTGGGCGGGGGCGCAGCGGAGGGGAAGTGGcttcccccggggggggcataggtgaaaaagaagccaaaatggagggagaaaaggacgccaaaatggagggagaaaaggaCGCCAAAGTGGAGGGCAAAAAAGACGCCAAAGTGGAAGGCGAAAAAGACGCCAAAGTGGAAGGCGAAAAAGactccaaaatggaaaacaacTGTGCCGCTAAAAGAGACCCCCACCCGGGGGGAaaccccctcccccgcagGGTGGACAGCCGCACAGCCACCTACTTCAAACTGCGCTACTGCCACATCGTCAAGGGGTACATATCCCACCTCTTCAACCTCTTCATGTGGAGAGAAAATCTAAAAAAGAACGTAAAACAGACGGTCGAAGAGGTACATAgaaatatgcacatattcACAGAGGAGGTAGAAATAGAACCCATCAACGAAATCGTTCAGTCCTACAACCGATTGAGAACCTCTGGGATtcgaaacaaaaaagtggatCTAGTCTTGTGTAAAGAGATGAACAGcattatgttaaaaatatggcTGCGCAttttgaaggggaaaaaggactCCACACAGAAGCAGAAAATGTACATACCGAAGTGGATGGATAAGCAGATGTCCCTCCTCATCTTTTTCGCCTTCTACTCAATCAGCATAGAACACGAGTTGTATGTGAAGTTGGCCCACTTTGTAAACGAACTGATCTGTTGTCTCCTCAATCAGGAGGATGGGTCTGCatccaaaaatgaaaaagagaaacatttgctcatttttcattatttcccaaaaagtaaaaaagatTTCTACTCATTTGAGGGGGGCAACTatcacttcccctttttgcaaaacgttcGGGAGGATGTGCGAAAGTTTTTAACGGAGCATCTGGATGGGAGAAGTTCAAGCAAGTCGCGAAGTGACGACTCGAATGGGCATGACAGCCCCTTCCACAGGGAACGAGAAAAGGATCTCCTCCTCCTAGCCAAAGAGTTCCATTTCTTAAGCAGCTGCAGatttgttcataaatttaattGCCTCCTCAACGATACGGTGGCTACCCTTAGAGAGtacctcttcattttccatGACCTTAACAACTGCATTAACGATTTTATCTCCCTACACTACTTCGCCATCTACAAACGGGTGAATCTCACCTGTGTGAATGTGAAGAGGGCCATCCAGAGTGAAAGGCCTATCCGTTTTTCCTGCACTGGGGGGATGCGAAAGGGGAACACCCCAGGGAACGCCACCGTGAATAACGCGCACAAACCTGCCgggaggagaaagaaaaaaaaaggcaacatcGCAAATGAGGAgcatcccttttttaaccGCACCGAAATGAAGCAGTCTTTTCGAAGGAGCATGacgttcacttttttaaaaaatgttatgagCCACATCCTCGTTGGACACCACTCCGTTGTGATATCCAGGGGGGACCTCCAAAATGCAATCACGCAGAGTCTCCTTCTTGTAAAAGACAAGACAGAACAAGTGACCATCTCCAATTGGATTGGTGGTACTCTCCTAGACGCCTACTTCGAAGAGCGCAGTGTATCCCCGGAGCACTTCCTCCAAAACAGTCGGACGAACGATCATAACGATTCGCCATGTGTCTTCCCTAACACGGAGGGAAAGCAAAACGgatatgctttttttccagacttttttttctttctccttttttttttcttcaaaagggagGGCCATCCTACTTGCGCTCACAAGGTTGGCTCTGCGTGCGCGTTTTCGGGGTGGCCCGTGTGCGTGGCTGCCACGTCTGCCCAGCATTGCTACGTCTACCCAGCATTGCCGCGTGTCATTGCTACGTGTCACTTCTACTcgccacttctccccccctacGGTCAGATTTTCCCGAACTACCTGAACGTCCTGGAGCAGAAGCTGGCATCCACGGGGGAGCTCAGTGGGGGCGAACTGCTGCAGGTGCTGAGGGGCTGCCTCTCCTTTTGGGCAAGCTTGGCTGATGGGGGCAGCCCCCTTGGCGGAGGCGCTCAGGCTGAGCGGGGTGACGAACAGAGTGGCGAAAAGTGCAACTCGGAAGACGCCGCGCATTTCTTCTCAAGGAATACCGCCAACCCAGCAGCTAGCGAAAACTGCGCAGAGAGAAACCACCTGAAcaagacgaaaaaaaaaaaaaactgcgaAGAAAGCATCGACCATTTCACATTCGCACAGTTTGCCGCCCTGGGACTATTCGATTTCGCGGACACACGGAAAAAactcaaaaaggaagaaacacAAAAGAGGAGCTACGAAACTTATCTGCTAAATAAATTCGtttttaattgtttattTTCACTTAGTTTATTTCCTAATTTTTACGAACATGTCcaaatttatgtaaaaaattatttgttgaaaaaaaatgcagaagtGGTCTCCTCCTTTGAAAAGTGCGTCatggagaaaatgaagagtgCAGAGGGGAGGGCGGGGGATGTGGCCCTCGTGTCCCCTGCGcagccaaagggggagggacTAAATGGTTTGAGAAGGGGGCAAGACCATTCTGCGACGCTgtttaatacaaaaaaaaaggtag CGAGACTACTGCTCCCCACGCGGGAAGCATTAAATTCGATAATGCTCTCGCAATGGCCagtgatttaa